Proteins encoded together in one Ipomoea triloba cultivar NCNSP0323 chromosome 4, ASM357664v1 window:
- the LOC116015189 gene encoding kinesin-like protein KIN-5D, protein MSTMHDSTSLVKDEWTMYMEKAELYYLGDTVSVENIKKEMEVVLQSCLQKAKMGAQQWNNAQRSLLNLEEVNVASVHEIVREVSIVKAFLFAVVLAVFSADAKAHKIGFAPAPSPDRKLSAAVRRCSPQALSFEFWVR, encoded by the exons ATGTCAACTATGCATGATTCAACTTCTTTAGTGAAAGATGAGTGGACAATGTACATGGAAAAAGCTGAATTATATTACCTAGGGGATACTGTTTCTGTGGAGAACATTAAGAAAGAAATGGAAGTTGTCCTACAAAGCTG TCTGCAAAAGGCAAAAATGGGTGCACAGCAGTGGAACAATGCTCAAAGATCTTTGCTCAATCTAGAGGAGGTCAATGTAGCTTCTGTACACGAAATAGTGAG GGAAGTTAGCATCGTGAAGGCCTTCCTCTTCGCCGTCGTTCTCGCCGTCTTCTCCGCCGATGCTAAGGCTCATAAGATCGGATTTGCTCCAGCTCCTTCGCCTGATCGGAAGCTCTCTGCTGCTGTCCGTCGCTGCTCTCCTCAGGCACTGAGTTTTGAGTTTTGGGTCCGTTGA